The following are encoded together in the Lactuca sativa cultivar Salinas chromosome 1, Lsat_Salinas_v11, whole genome shotgun sequence genome:
- the LOC111882850 gene encoding E3 ubiquitin-protein ligase RSL1 has translation MEKSEETQLPTSFCVICMDTKAPSEMFSNAKVCSHLFCSDYIRQHVSMKIKENIAKVKCPEPKCKGLIGPEICRSIVPNEVLERWEDALCESLILGSQKFYCPFKDCSAMLVDDGGEAMTSSECPNCNRLFCAQCKVAWHSGMDCIEYKSLKEYEINPKYLMLMELAKNKNWKRCPDCNFYVEKRSGYEIIRCRCGNLFCYRCGKKHFGSCDSGSMYSPWFFGRRI, from the exons ATGGAGAAATCTGAAGAAACCCAATTACCTACGAGCTTTTGTGTCATTTGCATGGACACAAAAGCTCCATCAGAAATGTTTTCAAATGCAAAGGTTTGCAGCCATCTGTTCTGCTCTGATTACATACGCCAACATGTTTCTATGAAGATCAAAGAAAACATTGCGAAGGTGAAGTGTCCAGAACCGAAATGCAAAGGGCTAATAGGACCCGAAATTTGTCGATCCATTGTCCCAAATGAGGTGCTTGAAAGATGGGAAGACGCTTTGTGCGAGTCGTTGATCCTGGGGTCTCAGAAATTCTACTGCCCGTTCAAAGATTGTTCGGCCATGTTGGTGGATGATGGCGGAGAAGCTATGACATCATCAGAATGCCCAAACTGCAACAGATTGTTCTGTGCGCAGTGTAAGGTGGCATGGCATTCCGGGATGGATTGCATTGAGTATAAGAGCTTAAAGGAATATGAAATAAATCCGAAATATTTAATGTTAATGGAGCTTGCCAAGAACAAAAACTGGAAGAGATGCCCGGACTGCAACTTTTATGTGGAAAAACGAAGCGGCTATGAAATCATTCGTTGCAG ATGTGGGAATCTTTTTTGTTATCGATGTGGAAAGAAGCATTTTGGAAGCTGTGATTCTGGAAGCATGTACAGTCCATGGTTCTTCGGTAGGAGAATTTAA
- the LOC111882907 gene encoding FCS-Like Zinc finger 17 — translation MISMAMGSIFKVDETHETTKIASMESKAVGLKILTTNTPQLNHSKPIFQRNQIPSSGSCFIKSCFLCHKHISFNKDVYMYRGDQSFCSEECRSRQIYIDDIKQLEISTKKMVQRYRQSPSISMASPVFCL, via the exons ATGATCTCCATGGCCATGGGTTCAATATTCAAAGTGGATGAAACTCATGAGACCACCAAGATAGCTTCCATGGAGTCAAAagctgttgggttgaagattcttACTACTAACACCCCTCAACTCAATCATTCCAAACCCATTTTCCAAAGGAATCAAATTCCTTCTTCTGGTTCCTGTTTCATCAAATCTTGCTTTCTTTGCCACAAACATATTTCCTTTAATAAAGACGTTTATATGTACAG AGGGGATCAAAGTTTCTGTAGCGAAGAGTGCAGGAGTAGACAAATATACATAGATGATATTAAACAACTTGAGATCTCCACCAAGAAAATGGTACAACGCTATCGCCAATCTCCATCCATCTCCATGGCATCGCCTGTATTTTGTTTGTAG